The Metabacillus endolithicus nucleotide sequence TAAATAAATACAAATAAAAAAAGACCGTATCATTTTACAGATACGATCTAAAATCTTTATTAAAAAAACTTTGCAGGTAAACTTACCTTTTTACCATTTTGATCTTTAAGATTTTTTAAAGATTGTTGAATTAATCTCATAGTAAGTTAGTATTACATGTATAAAGTAGGTTATGAAGAAGATATACTTACACTTTGAACAAAAATAGTTAAAGGTAAGTGTTGGCTTTTAGTAGTTAAATAACTTATTTGATCTAATAAAAAAAAGTAGTATAATAACCATATATTTATTTCTTATTGCTCAGATAGAGCCTTGCATTGAAGTTTTAAGCCCTATGGGTAGTATTTTCTCTTAGAGGAAGTCTGCCCATAGGGCTTTTTTGCGTTGTCATAAGGAATAAATCTTAGTTTAGTGGGGCGCTCACCTATTAAATTTTATTACACATTTTAGGAGGGATTTAAGTGAGCATAAAAATTAATCATTTAAAGGGTTTTTTACAAGTATTAGAAAGGGCAAAAGCTGTTGCGTCTGATAAGAATGACGACATCAAATCTGGTGTATTAATTCAAGCTAAGGGAACATCTTTATCTATTAGGGGAATGGACGAAAATATTAGTTTAGAGATTCAATCAAATGAACTAACAGAAGCAACCAAAGAAACATCTTTTTTGGTTCCGGCCTCGTTTTTTCAAGAATTGATGAAGAATTTACCTAAAGGAGATGTGAAATTAGTCAAAAAGGAATCGAAAAATGAAGTAAACATAGTAGTGGGGAAATCTCAGTTTAACATTGCAACTATGAATGGTGAAGATTACCCTGTAGTCGATGTGCTTCAAGAGGGTAATTCCTTTAAAATTGACGGTACTCTTTTTTCAGAAGGTCTCTCAGCTGTTAAACACGCAACATCAGAAAATGAAACAAGACCAATCCTAACAGGGGTACATATTGTTTCAAATGGTCAGTATTTAACTCTAATTGCAACAGATAGTCATAGGTTAGCTGCTAAAGCAGTTCCTTTACTTCAGGAAGCTACAGAATTGAAAAATACCGTCTTACCTAAAAAGTCGATTGATGAACTTATTCAAATTCTATCAAATGTCAAAGAATGCGAAATGATCATTCACGAAAATAGGATGACCATAAAGACAGATAATCTTACTTTTACCACAAGGCTTTTGGAGGGGAGCTATCCAGACATTACTAAGCTAATTCCTAATGATTTTGAATGCCAGTCTAAGGTTAATAGGGAAGAGCTTATAAGAGCTTGTGATAGAGCAAAAATTTCCTTGAAGCCAGATAAAAAGAAAGTGGCGAAATTTCACTTTAAAAACTCTGAATTACCTGCATTAGATCTTATCTTTACAACTAGTATCTCTTCAGGAAAAGAGGAATTATTTTTAGCTGATTTAGAGGGAGAAATTACAATAAATCTTGATGTAGTTTACCTTAAGGATTCATTACAAAGTCTTACTACGAGGGATGTACTAATTCAGTTTGCTGGAGTAATGAAACCCGTACTCATTAAGCCTGTCAGTGAAGATGCTGCACAATTTGCGCTTGTGTTACCAGTCCGTTAGGAAGAATTTAATACACTTACAAATCATCACGAGACTGTCGTGATTTTTTTATTGCACATTTTAGGAGGATGAACAATGAAAAGCCCATATTTAACAAGAACTCAAGAGGTCATAGCAATGAGTAGGTTAAAACGAAAGGTTGAAACTTATAAGCGGATCTATTCAAGTAACTATGACGTAAAAGTTTCAATTAAAGATTTGAAGGCATTAGCAGTTCGTTAATAAGTGCTAATTACAAAAAAATAGAAGTCATAAGAGAACTATTACTAATATGTAGTAGTTCTCTCTTAAATAAGAGGAGGAAAATATAATGTCAGAAAAAATGGTAGCAAATTTAATTCCAACAGCAGCAAAAATTTTAGATTTAGGTGTTTTCAATAAAGTGGCCGTTAGGGATGTTGACATTAAAGAAGAATTTGGAGATACACATTCGGGTGATGCAGTAGAAGTTTTGACTTTTTACAGAACTGTTAGACGCACTAGTAAAAAGAATAGAAGGTCAATCACATATGCCTTGCATATCTTTTTAAAAGGTAATACTAACAAGGTAGAAGCTTCTGCCTTTGTTAGAACTTATCGATCTAAAGGGAATGTAACTATGGGGCATCGATGGTCTGCTGTTTTTCAAGGATATCGTGATATTGACATTTCTACAAATAGAGATCTATTTAAGCTAGTGTCACA carries:
- the dnaN gene encoding DNA polymerase III subunit beta, producing the protein MSIKINHLKGFLQVLERAKAVASDKNDDIKSGVLIQAKGTSLSIRGMDENISLEIQSNELTEATKETSFLVPASFFQELMKNLPKGDVKLVKKESKNEVNIVVGKSQFNIATMNGEDYPVVDVLQEGNSFKIDGTLFSEGLSAVKHATSENETRPILTGVHIVSNGQYLTLIATDSHRLAAKAVPLLQEATELKNTVLPKKSIDELIQILSNVKECEMIIHENRMTIKTDNLTFTTRLLEGSYPDITKLIPNDFECQSKVNREELIRACDRAKISLKPDKKKVAKFHFKNSELPALDLIFTTSISSGKEELFLADLEGEITINLDVVYLKDSLQSLTTRDVLIQFAGVMKPVLIKPVSEDAAQFALVLPVR